A region of the Cyanobacterium sp. T60_A2020_053 genome:
AAATCAATTAATAGTAAAAAATCCTCCTGTCTCCCTGAATCTCCCCCCTTTTTAAGGGGGGTTGGGGGGGATCATCCTTATATTGTCTTCTTGTCAAAAACAAATCAATTTTGATCCTGACTTTGAAAACACCCTGACTAATCAGGGTGGGCGCACCTGCCATGCGGCAATCATCGCCAGAGAAATGGGTATCCCTGCTATTGTTGGTTGTGGTAATGGAACAGGGGTATTACAAACAGGTCAAGATTTAACGGTATCGTGCGCTGAGGGTGAAGAAGGTCGGGTTTATGATGGTTTGATTCCTTTTGACATTGTGGAAACGGCGCTGGATAATTTGCCGAAAACTAAAACTAAAATTTTGATGAATGTGGGCAATCCTGAAGAAGCATTCAAATTGGCTTCTATTCCTTGTGACGGCGTGGGTTTAGCTCGTTTAGAGTTTATCATCGCTAATCATATTAAAGCGCACCCCCTCGCTCTTATGCACTTTGATCAGTTACAAGACCCTTTGGTAAAACAGGAAATTGCTAATTTAACGAAAGGTTATGACAATAAGGCTGATTTCTTTGTGGATAAAGTGGCACGAGGGGTGGGCGCTATTGCGGCGGCTTTTTATCCTAATCCCGTGGTGGTCAGGATGTCTGATTTTAAATCTAATGAGTATGCTAATCTGTTGGGGGGCGCTGATTTTGAACCGAAAGAAGAAAACCCCATGATTGGTTGGCGCGGCGCTTCTCGTTACTATGATGAAAAATATCGAGACGCTTATGGCTTGGAGTGTCGGGCGCTGAAACGAGTGCGCGATGACATGGGTTTAACTAATGTAATTCCCATGATTCCATTTTGTCGTACTCCCTACGAAGGTCGTCAAGTTTTAGCAGAAATGGCAAAACACGGCTTAAAACGGGGTGAAAATGGCTTACAAGTCTATGTCATGTGTGAAATTCCTAGTAATGTCATTTTAGCGGATCAATTTAGTGAAATTTTCGACGGTTTCTCTATTGGTTCTAATGATTTAACTCAGTTAACCTTGGGATTAGACCGAGATTCTTCCTTGGTAGCGCATATTTTTGACGAACGCAATCAAGCGGTTAAAGATATGGTAGCGTTAGTTATTGCCAAAGCGAAACACAATGACCGAAAAATCGGTATTTGTGGACAAGCGCCTAGTGATTACCCTGAGTTTGCTCGTTTCTTGGTTGAGTTAGGCATTGATTCCATCAGCTTAAACCCTGATTCGGTGTTAAAAACTTTACTGGATATTGCTAAGTTGGAGGAAAGATTGGAGAATAAATAGGGGTTGATGAAAAAGTAGAATCATGATGGTAATGGATAATGGATAACTAATTCTTCATCTGTTATCCATTACCGATTAATTCTTACTCTCCTTCTCCCTTTCTCCCGTGCTTCCTCTGCTTCCTCTTCCAAAATTTAGATTTTTGGTTCAACTTTGCAAAAATCTTGCTTTCTCCCCTGCTTTAAGACAGCCATAGACAAGAGAGACAGGGGAAATTTTTAAACATCCAACTCCATCAGATTTAATCGTGGGCCATGGGTTTCGATAAACTCTCGGCGAGGCGCAACTTTATCACCCATCAACACTGTGAAAATTCGATCCGCTTCTAGCGCATCCTCAATTTCTACCCGTTTCATCATGCGCGTTTCAGGATTCATGGTGGTATCCCACAACTGTTGGGGCATCATTTCCCCTAAACCTTTAAATCGCTGGATATTGTAGTTAGCATTCGCTGGAAACTCAGCAATTTTTTGCTGTAACTCCCGATCACTATAACAGTAATAATGATTTTTACCCCGTTCTAATTTATAAAGAGGAGGACAAGCAATGTAAATATATCCTTGTTGCACTAATTCCCTTTGATAACGGTAAAAGAAAGTTAATAAAAGTGTACGGATGTGGGCGCCGTCCACATCAGCATCCGTCATAATCACGATATGATGATACCGTAACTGACTAGAATCAAACTCATCTCCTCTGATACCTAATCCTAAAGCAGTAATCAAAGATTGAATCTCATTATTCTTATAGATTTTCGCATCATCAGTTTTTTCGATATTCAAAATCTTACCTCTGAGGGGTAAAATCGCTTGAAAACGTCTATCCCTTCCCTGTTTGGCACTGTTGTGAACAAAAATACCACTAGCTAAAGCAAAATTATGGGTATGAGGTACTTCTATATCATAAACATCCATTAATTCCGTGATCGGTTCAATTTTGACAACCCGATGATTATAATTAGCTACAGCTTCTAAAACTTTATCTTGATTGCCATTGAAATAACGTTCACAAAAAGTCTCTAGTTTTAATAAAGATTTATCCCCTGTTTGTAAGCGATATTGATTATAGACTTCAAAATTAGCATACCCATAGTCAATTTCAATCTGCTTGAGAGCAGAGAGAGTTTTATTGTAGTAAGTTTTTGATAATGCTTGAAGGCGTTTCTCCCGAAATTCAGAGGTCCATTGTTTTTTAGTTTCTTCCCTTCTCCAGTTCAATAAATCTTCATCTTGCCATTGTTTTTTCGCCAAATCAGATAAATCTTGACGAGCAGAAGGATTATTTTGATAAAATTCCTTTACTCTCTGACTTTGAGTTTGACAATTATTTTCATCACTCCAATAGAGTTGTTGAGCTTCATATAACTGTTGAGCATTCTTCTCACGGTATTCAGGGTTATTATTGTAGAAATCAAGCCATTTTTTGCCCATATAAACTTTATACTCTACATCTTTCCATTGAGCTTTTGCTTGAGCAGATAATACCTCACGAGTATCCGATTGTTTCATTCTTTCACTCATAAAAGCTCGATATTCATTAGTTTGATGACTTTTGCGGGCTTTTTCGATGACATCTGGACGGTGTAATGTATGTTTAATGTGACGATGGTGTAACGCTAAATGTTCTTCTGGTGAAAGTCGAAGAATATTTTTAGGACTGTTATTGAGCTTATTGAAATCGATATGATGTCGGTGGCTACCCTGACTAGCTTGATAAATTCCATGTTTAAGATTGTAAAAATCTGCTAGTAAATGAGTATAAACCCATGATTCATCACTCCAAACCATTTCATAACCATCCAAACCAGCACCAGTTTCAGCATTTTGTTGAGACAATTTACGATACAAAGGCATCAAAGAGTCATCAGCCGTTAAATGTTGAGCTTGTTTGTAACTG
Encoded here:
- the gyrB gene encoding DNA topoisomerase (ATP-hydrolyzing) subunit B — encoded protein: MEKQTSNYGAEQIQVLEGLEPVRKRPGMYIGTTGPRGLHHLVYEVVDNSIDEALAGHCTHIEIDINADGSVRVTDDGRGIPTDIHPTTKKSALETVMTVLHAGGKFGGGGYKVSGGLHGVGISVVNALSEWVQVTVWRLGNIHQQRYERGIPVTELIASPDQEHSTGTSICFLPDAQIFTETTEFDYNTLSGRLRELAYLNAGVKITFSDYRVTSPRQETYCYEGGIKEYVTYMTRDKEVLHSDIIYVEGEKNGVQVEVALQWCIDSYSDTILGFANNIRTVDGGTHLEGLKTVLTRTLNNVARKRNKIKENEPNLGGENVREGLTAVISVKVPDPEFEGQTKTKLGNSEVRGIVDSLVSEVLNEYLEFNPHVGDSIIEKAVQAFKAAEAARRARELVRRKSVLESSPLPGKLADCSTRDPSESEIFLVEGDSAGGCWSGDTLIALADGRNISFKDVVAEQKQGKEHFCYTVNENGQVCVEKIINPRITKKNAEVIKLTLDNGEELICTPDHRFMLRDGSYKQAQHLTADDSLMPLYRKLSQQNAETGAGLDGYEMVWSDESWVYTHLLADFYNLKHGIYQASQGSHRHHIDFNKLNNSPKNILRLSPEEHLALHHRHIKHTLHRPDVIEKARKSHQTNEYRAFMSERMKQSDTREVLSAQAKAQWKDVEYKVYMGKKWLDFYNNNPEYREKNAQQLYEAQQLYWSDENNCQTQSQRVKEFYQNNPSARQDLSDLAKKQWQDEDLLNWRREETKKQWTSEFREKRLQALSKTYYNKTLSALKQIEIDYGYANFEVYNQYRLQTGDKSLLKLETFCERYFNGNQDKVLEAVANYNHRVVKIEPITELMDVYDIEVPHTHNFALASGIFVHNSAKQGRDRRFQAILPLRGKILNIEKTDDAKIYKNNEIQSLITALGLGIRGDEFDSSQLRYHHIVIMTDADVDGAHIRTLLLTFFYRYQRELVQQGYIYIACPPLYKLERGKNHYYCYSDRELQQKIAEFPANANYNIQRFKGLGEMMPQQLWDTTMNPETRMMKRVEIEDALEADRIFTVLMGDKVAPRREFIETHGPRLNLMELDV